Proteins encoded by one window of Nicotiana tabacum cultivar K326 chromosome 10, ASM71507v2, whole genome shotgun sequence:
- the LOC107812514 gene encoding uncharacterized protein At1g03900 isoform X2 encodes MLVFSSYEPISISSIIVLKIPPRKTAASYRADEWNVNKWAWEGTLKVLSKGEECIIKLEDKETGELYARAFLRDGEPHPVEPVIDSSRYFVLRIEENIGGRLRHAFIGIGFRERPEAYDFQAALHDHMKYLNKKKTAEEMEQQYQKSSSVDYSLKEGETLKLQIKNKTGGSTIRSKFFEQGLNNLSLEEKANRKDSTILIKPPPPPPAPLSPVDTAAKSPPVSPSKFSLEQSAETKDSASAKEQPIKPESLKDQGPQDVEDDDFGDFQAAG; translated from the exons ATGTTGGTCTTCTCATCCTATGAGCCCATATCCATAAGTAGCATCATAGTGCTCAAG ATCCCTCCGAGGAAAACTGCAGCTTCATACAG GGCTGATGAATGGAATGTTAATAAATGGGCATGGGAAGGTACATTGAAGGTTTTAAGCAAGGGCGAAGAGTGCATCATCAAACTGGAAGACAAGGAAACAG GTGAATTGTATGCTCGGGCATTTCTCAGAGATGGGGAACCACATCCGGTGGAGCCTGTAATCGATAGTAGCAG ATACTTTGTTCTTCGGATTGAAGAGAATATTG GTGGTCGCCTCAGGCATGCTTTTATTGGCATTGGATTTCGAGAAAGACCTGAAGCCTATGACTTTCAAGCTGCTCTTCACGACCATATGAA ATACCTGAATAAGAAGAAAACTGCAGAAGAGATGGAGCAACAATACCAGAAATCCTCATCAGTTGACTACAGTTTGAAAGAGGGAGAAACCTTGAAACTTCAAATAAAGAAT AAAACTGGTGGCAGCACCATAAGGTCCAAGTTCTTTGAGCAGGGTCTAAATAATCTATCATTGGAGGAAAAGGCCAACCGAAAGGATTCGACAATATTAATCAAGCCACCACCACCTCCTCCAGCACCACTTTCACCTGTTGATACTGCTGCAAAATCTCCCCCAGTATCACCATCCAAATTTAGTCTTGAGCAATCTGCTGAAACCAAGGACTCCGCGTCAGCAAAAGAGCAGCCAATTAAACCAGAATCACTTAAAGATCAAGGTCCCCAAGATGTTGAAGATGATGACTTTGGGGATTTTCAAGCAGCTGGATGA
- the LOC107812514 gene encoding uncharacterized protein At1g03900 isoform X1 has product MEKEKKITEEEGSPEIEEEPIEVPLFQVRECYVYLIPPRKTAASYRADEWNVNKWAWEGTLKVLSKGEECIIKLEDKETGELYARAFLRDGEPHPVEPVIDSSRYFVLRIEENIGGRLRHAFIGIGFRERPEAYDFQAALHDHMKYLNKKKTAEEMEQQYQKSSSVDYSLKEGETLKLQIKNKTGGSTIRSKFFEQGLNNLSLEEKANRKDSTILIKPPPPPPAPLSPVDTAAKSPPVSPSKFSLEQSAETKDSASAKEQPIKPESLKDQGPQDVEDDDFGDFQAAG; this is encoded by the exons atggagaaagaaaagaaaataacagaAGAAGAAGGGAGCCCAGAAATTGAAGAAGAACCCATTGAagtccctctctttcaagttcgtGAATGTTATGTTTACTTG ATCCCTCCGAGGAAAACTGCAGCTTCATACAG GGCTGATGAATGGAATGTTAATAAATGGGCATGGGAAGGTACATTGAAGGTTTTAAGCAAGGGCGAAGAGTGCATCATCAAACTGGAAGACAAGGAAACAG GTGAATTGTATGCTCGGGCATTTCTCAGAGATGGGGAACCACATCCGGTGGAGCCTGTAATCGATAGTAGCAG ATACTTTGTTCTTCGGATTGAAGAGAATATTG GTGGTCGCCTCAGGCATGCTTTTATTGGCATTGGATTTCGAGAAAGACCTGAAGCCTATGACTTTCAAGCTGCTCTTCACGACCATATGAA ATACCTGAATAAGAAGAAAACTGCAGAAGAGATGGAGCAACAATACCAGAAATCCTCATCAGTTGACTACAGTTTGAAAGAGGGAGAAACCTTGAAACTTCAAATAAAGAAT AAAACTGGTGGCAGCACCATAAGGTCCAAGTTCTTTGAGCAGGGTCTAAATAATCTATCATTGGAGGAAAAGGCCAACCGAAAGGATTCGACAATATTAATCAAGCCACCACCACCTCCTCCAGCACCACTTTCACCTGTTGATACTGCTGCAAAATCTCCCCCAGTATCACCATCCAAATTTAGTCTTGAGCAATCTGCTGAAACCAAGGACTCCGCGTCAGCAAAAGAGCAGCCAATTAAACCAGAATCACTTAAAGATCAAGGTCCCCAAGATGTTGAAGATGATGACTTTGGGGATTTTCAAGCAGCTGGATGA
- the LOC107812510 gene encoding ABC transporter G family member 10-like, with product MDLPVKTANSDRYKIEARNLSYKLPPKYNEFKWLVKKLATNKSSNYILRNVSCEAKPGEITAVAGPSGAGKTTLLDILAGNVGPSRFSGHVLVNNQPMKPANFRRISGYVTQDEALFPLLTVEETLMYSARFRLCEGDDKAKDRVTKLLNELGLEHVGSMKVGSDSSRTISGGEKRRVAIGVELVHDPAVILLDEPTSGLDSASAFHLMYLLKTMAKNQGKTIILTIHQPGFRILELFDKAVLLSNGFVLHNGSLHLLEEKLKSTGHFIPQHVNVLEFAIDITESLAESLHSGESDIEKCETETDNMPNKNAEEKQVLYSNSPLKEVLILSQRFCRNIFRTKQLFLAKVIQALLVGLILGSIFFNAYSNTKNLELQSQVGFFAFSLTFLLSSNTEALPIFLEERRILMRETSRGAYRIYTYNIANTIVFLPFLLIVALLYAIPVYWLVGLRYEFSAFAYYTLVSWMIFAMGNSFVAACSALVPNFLLGMSFIGCLIGAFFLFSGYFISKESIPVFWLFVHYLSLFKYPFECFLINEYGGENGKLKCVQKVDGVCLMYGEQLLARRGLEESQKWINIGIMLSFIFGYRFLCFVILWYRSIRNKC from the coding sequence ATGGATTTACCTGTGAAGACAGCAAATTCTGATAGATACAAAATTGAAGCAAGAAATCTTTCCTACAAACTACCTCCAAAATATAATGAGTTTAAATGGTTAGTCAAAAAGTTGGCTACCAACAAGTCTAGTAATTATATTCTAAGGAATGTGAGTTGTGAAGCCAAACCAGGGGAAATTACAGCAGTTGCCGGTCCAAGTGGAGCAGGAAAAACAACATTGTTGGATATTCTAGCAGGAAATGTCGGTCCCTCGAGATTTTCTGGTCATGTTCTTGTCAATAACCAACCAATGAAGCCTGCAAATTTCAGGAGAATATCAGGCTATGTTACACAAGATGAAGCTCTTTTCCCACTTCTCACTGTTGAAGAAACTTTGATGTATAGTGCACGATTCAGGCTTTGTGAGGGGGACGATAAGGCCAAAGATAGAGTAACAAAGTTGTTGAATGAGCTTGGTTTAGAACATGTTGGTAGTATGAAAGTTGGGAGTGATTCAAGCAGGACAATTTCGGGTGGTGAGAAACGTAGAGTTGCAATTGGGGTTGAATTAGTCCATGATCCTGCTGTTATTCTACTCGACGAACCAACTTCAGGTCTTGATTCTGCTTCAGCTTTTCATTTAATGTATTTGCTAAAAACCATGGCTAAGAATCAAGGTAAGACAATTATATTAACCATTCATCAGCCTGGTTTTCGGATTCTTGAACTGTTTGATAAAGCTGTGTTGCTATCAAATGGATTTGTCCTTCACAATGGATCTTTGCATCTACTTGAAGAGAAGCTTAAATCCACTGGACATTTCATTCCTCAGCATGTCAATGTTCTTGAATTTGCAAttgatattacagaaagtttagCAGAAAGCCTACATTCTGGAGAAAGTGACATTGAAAAATGTGAAACAGAAACTGATAATATGCCTaacaaaaatgctgaagaaaagCAAGTTCTTTACTCTAATTCTCCATTGAAGGAAGTACTAATTCTGAGTCAGAGATTCTGCAGGAATATTTTCAGAACCAAACAACTTTTCTTGGCTAAGGTAATCCAAGCATTACTTGTGGGACTAATTTTGGGATCAATATTTTTTAATGCTTATAGCAACACAAAGAATTTGGAGCTGCAATCTCAAGTTGGATTCTTTGCTTTTAGTCTCACATTCTTGTTATCATCCAACACAGAAGCTTTACCAATTTTCTTAGAAGAGAGGAGAATTCTAATGAGGGAAACATCTAGAGGAGCCTACAGAATTTACACCTACAATATAGCAAACACTATAGTTTTCCTCCCTTTCCTTCTAATAGTTGCTCTTCTCTATGCTATACCAGTTTACTGGCTAGTCGGATTGAGGTACGAATTCAGTGCATTCGCATACTATACTCTCGTGTCATGGATGATATTCGCGATGGGGAATTCGTTCGTTGCAGCATGTTCAGCACTAGTGCCAAATTTCCTTCTAGGAATGTCATTTATCGGTTGCCTAATAGGTGCATTTTTCCTGTTCTCGGGGTACTTTATATCGAAGGAATCAATTCCAGTTTTCTGGCTATTTGTGCACTATTTGAGTCTGTTTAAGTATCCATTTGAGTGTTTCTTGATCAATGAGTATGGAGGAGAGAATGGCAAACTGAAGTGTGTACAGAAAGTTGATGGAGTTTGCTTAATGTATGGTGAACAGTTATTGGCGCGACGCGGTTTAGAGGAGTCACAGAAGTGGATTAACATAGGTATTATGTTAAGTTTCATCTTTGGTTACAGGTTTTTGTGTTTTGTGATTCTCTGGTATAGATCTATCAGAAACAAATGTTGA
- the LOC107812515 gene encoding transcription factor bHLH30-like, which produces MEFFNSFNGHYEDYGFQGIMTNGSTSSSSLILDNERGELVKAMVRPGEKGVNPEKALIALKNHSEAERRRRERINGHLGTLRNLIPGTNKMDKAALLAKVISHIKDLRVNAAEATKGVLVPTDIDEVCVEQQAEGSGGATYSVKASLCCEYKHELISDLRQALDTLPLKTVRAEIATLGNRMVSVFVITEGDEGNTNERCQLLVTTVRQALRSVLDKFYASEEFSSRSTLSSKRRRVSLLDSSSSSSLGDFW; this is translated from the exons ATGGagtttttcaattcttttaatgGGCATTATGAGGACTATGGTTTTCAGGGGATAATGACAAATGGGTCAacttcatcttcatcattgattttGGATAATGAAAGAGGAGAGCTAGTTAAGGCAATGGTGAGACCAGGGGAAAAAGGGGTTAATCCAGAAAAAGCTTTGATTGCATTGAAAAATCATAGTGAAGCTGAAAGGCGGCGCAGAGAGAGAATTAATGGTCATTTGGGTACTCTGAGAAACCTTATTCCTGGCACTAATAAG ATGGATAAGGCCGCTTTACTTGCCAAAGTCATCAGTCACATAAAGGATTTGAGAGTGAATGCAGCAGAAGCTACCAAAGGTGTTCTAGTTCCAACAGACATCGATGAAGTATGTGTCGAACAACAAGCAGAGGGATCTGGCGGAGCCACTTATTCTGTCAAAGCATCTCTGTGCTGTGAATATAAGCATGAGCTTATTTCTGATCTGCGACAAGCTCTGGATACTCTCCCCCTAAAAACTGTAAGGGCAGAGATCGCTACGTTAGGGAACAGAATGGTTAGCGTTTTCGTGATTACTGAGGGCGATGAAGGGAATACTAATGAAAGGTGCCAGCTTCTTGTAACTACTGTTCGTCAGGCTTTGAGGTCAGTGCTTGATAAATTTTATGCCTCTGAGGAGTTCTCTTCGAGAAGTACACTGTCAAGCAAGAGACGAAGAGTTTCACTCCTCGATTCTTCGAGCTCATCTTCTTTAGGCGATTTCTGGTGA